In the genome of Vicia villosa cultivar HV-30 ecotype Madison, WI linkage group LG7, Vvil1.0, whole genome shotgun sequence, one region contains:
- the LOC131619590 gene encoding uncharacterized protein LOC131619590: protein MVRGVSYKYLVNGQISSVLQAKRGLRQGDPISPLLFTLVMEYLHRHLATLRKEEGFKFHPRCAKLGITNICFADDLLLFARGDDRSIRHLMEKFNQFSEATGLKANPAKCKIYFGGLKDQEQRELAATSKFGVGSLPFKYLGVPLTTRKLTVNQCQPIIDKMLEKIHHWSAHLLSYAGRKQLIQSTLMAIAGYWMQAFPLPKTIIQRIDTICKNFLWSGRSVGRKALVSWDKVCLPSSAGGLNLTYLRDWNKATILKLLWNLHMKSDKLWIRWIGAYYLKGRSIMQWELKPTSSWILKNIAKAREITMQSEYWKDSIQQRRFNTNAMYKDLRGRHENQSWRKLLIQNYARPRACFTLWLAILNRLPSKDRLLKINIHTDGKCSFCGLSESIEHLFFLCSFTSKIWNCIMGWIGYSRNCKGWEEEKHWLGMEAAKKGWRRCLLKLAIAEVVYHVWQLRNDRIFNNKELDDDILHRIRQTIIIRASAKRVLRAHMNLENMVIS from the coding sequence ATGGTCAGAGGTGTGTCCTATAAATATTTGGTGAATGGTCAGATCAGTAGTGTTCTTCAAGCTAAAAGAGGGTTGAGACAGGGTGATCCCATCTCACCCCTCCTTTTTACCCTTGTGATGGAATATCTGCATAGACATCTAGCAACTCTCAGAAAAGAGGAAGGTTTTAAATTTCATCCTAGGTGTGCTAAGCTAGGTATTACCAACATCTGTTTTGCAGATGATCTACTGCTGTTTGCAAGAGGAGATGACAGATCTATCAGGCACTTGATGGAAAAATTTAATCAGTTTTCAGAGGCAACTGGTCTAAAGGCAAACCCTGCTAAGTGTAAGATATATTTTGGAGGTTTAAAGGATCAAGAGCAAAGAGAGCTTGCAGCTACCAGCAAGTTTGGTGTGGGATCCTTACCTTTCAAATATCTGGGAGTTCCTCTAACCACAAGGAAACTAACAGTGAACCAATGCCAGCCTATTATTGACAAAATGCTTGAAAAGATACACCATTGGTCTGCTCACTTACTCAGTTATGCAGGGAGAAAACAACTGATTCAAAGTACTTTAATGGCTATAGCTGGATACTGGATGCAAGCTTTCCCTCTCCCCAAAACAATTATCCAAAGAATTGACACTATTTGTAAGAATTTCCTTTGGTCTGGCAGGTCTGTGGGGAGAAAGGCCTTGGTATCTTGGGATAAAGTGTGTCTCCCATCTAGTGCAGGGGGTCTGAACCTGACTTATTTGAGAGATTGGAATAAAGCAACTATTCTGAAGCTCTTGTGGAACCTCCATATGAAGTCGGACAAGCTGTGGATTAGGTGGATTGGAGCTTATTACCTGAAAGGGAGAAGCATAATGCAGTGGGAGCTTAAGCCTACTAGCTCATGGATACTAAAGAACATAGCCAAAGCACGAGAAATTACTATGCAGAGTGAGTATTGGAAGGATAGTATTCAGCAACGCAGATTCAATACTAATGCTATGTATAAGGATCTGCGAGGAAGACATGAAAATCAGTCCTGGAGAAAGCTTCTAATCCAAAACTATGCTAGGCCTCGAGCATGTTTTACACTATGGCTTGCTATCCTAAACCGGCTCCCGTCTAAAGATAGATTGCTGAAGATTAACATCCATACGGATGGAAAATGCAGTTTTTGTGGACTTTCTGAAAGTATTGAACATTTGTTTTTTCTATGCAGCTTTACTAGTAAAATCTGGAACTGTATCATGGGCTGGATTGGCTACTCTCGAAACTGTAAGGGATGGGAGGAGGAGAAGCATTGGCTAGGCATGGAAGCGGCAAAGAAAGGTTGGCGTCGATGCCTTCTTAAACTAGCCATTGCTGAAGTTGTTTATCATGTTTGGCAGTTGAGAAATGATAGAATTTTTAATAACAAGGAATTGGATGATGATATTTTGCATAGGATCAGGCAGACCATTATTATCAGAGCAAGTGCAAAGAGAGTGTTGAGAGCTCACATGAATTTGGAGAACATGGTTATTAGCTAa